One Arcobacter sp. FWKO B genomic window, TAAAACCAGCTTTAGAGATACTTGCAGGTATTCCTACAGTTGTATACGGTTTCTTTGCAGCGATTACAGTTGCTCCTTTGATAGTAGAACTTTTTGGATTTTTTGGGCTTAGTGCATCTTTTAGAAGTGCTCTTGGTGCTGGTATTGTTATGGGGATAATGATAGTTCCGATTATCGCAAGTTTAAGTGATGATGTTATAAGTTCAGTTCCATCAAATATGAGAAATGGCTCTTTGGCACTTGGTATGAATAAAGCTGAAACTATAAAGTTCGTGGTACTTCCTTCAGCTATGCCAGGTATTATTGCTGCTGTTTTACTTGGAGTTAGTAGGGCTCTTGGTGAGACTATGATTGTTGTTATGGCAGCAAGTCTAAGACCAAACTTATCTTGGAACTTCCTAGAAGATATGACGACCGTTACGGTTAAAATTGTTGAAGCGTTAGTTGGAGATCAGGCATTTGATAGTTCACTTACATTATCAGCTTTTGCACTTGGATTTGTATTGTTTGTGGTTACTCTTATTATCAATATTATATCAATATATATGATAAGAAAATTCCATGCAAAATACAAAGTATCAAATCTTTAAGGATAAATGATGGAAAAAAACAATAACTATTTTCATATACCACAAATAAAAAAAAGAAACCAAAAGGCAAAAAGATTTCAAATACTTGCAACTTCAGCTATTGTTGTAGCTATGTCGTTTTTGGCATTTTTCTTATTTGATATTATCTCTAAAGGGTATCCAGCTTTTAAACAATCTTATGTGAAGATTGAGATTAGTATAGATGAAGAAACAGCATCAAATCCATATGGATTGCTTGATCGTGAAATGACACAAATAGTGAGTCGTGCATGGCTTAGGACTCTTCCACAAGATATAGAAAAAAATCCTCACTGGATAGGTACAACTCAGACTTTTTGGGCATTGACTGGTGCGGAGGTTGATCAGTATATAAAAGGTAAGCCAAATAGAGTAAGAGATAATGTAAAAGCAAAAGTAGATCACCTATTAGAAAAAGGGGAAATTGAATCAAGATTTAATATCATATTCTTTTTTACAGGAGATTCTAAAATACCAGAAAATGCAGGATTTTATTCAGCAATGATAGGTTCAGTTCTAACTATGCTCGTAACTATGGCATTAGCAGTTCCTATAGGAATAATGACTGCTATTTATCTTGAGGAGTTTGCTCCTGATAATAAGTTTACACAGTTTATTGAAGTAAATATAAACAACCTTGCAGCAATCCCATCTATTCTTTTTGGTTTGCTAGGACTTGCTATATTTATCAACTTCTTTGGACTTCCAAGGAGTTCTGCTCTTGTTGGGGGGATGACACTAGCATTGATGTCTTTGCCTATTATTATAGTAAGCTCAAAGGCAGCTTTAAAAGCAGTCCCAGAGAGTATTAGACAAGCTGGATATGGGCTAGGACTTACAAAATGGCAAATAACAAGAGACCATGTTCTGCCAATAGCAATGCCAGGGATGCTAACAGGTTCTATCATAGCCCTTGCTCAAGCAATAGGTGAGACCGCACCACTTATTATAGTTGGTATGATTGCCTTTGTTCCTGATGCTCCATCAAGTATTATGAGTGCAGCAACAGTTATGCCAGCACAGATTTATACATGGTCAGGTATGCCAGAACTTGCATATATAGAAAAAACAGCAGCAGCTATTATAGTGCTTCTAACGGTATTATTATCACTTAATACAATAGCTATTATTTTAAGAAAAAAATTCACAAAAAGATTTTAAGGGATATACATGGAAACAAAAGCAAAAATAATATCAAGAGATTTAAAACTATGGTATGGAAAGAATCAAGCGTTAAATGGGATAAACTTAGATATTTATGAAAATAAAATTACAGCGTTTATTGGACCATCTGGATGTGGAAAATCAACATATCTAAGATGTTTAAACAGAATGAATGACCTTATTCCAATAGCAAGAATTGAAGGTAAGATAGAAATAGATGGGCATGATATTTATGACCCAGAAATAGATGTGGTAGCTGTTAGAAAAAGAATAGGGATGGTATTTCAACAACCAAATCCATTCCCAAAATCTATCTATGAAAATGTATCTTACGCACCTTTGATGCATGATATTGTAAAAAAAGGGACTGATTGTGATGAACTAGTAGAAACTTCACTTAGAAGTGCAGGACTTTGGGAAGAAGTAAAAGACAAACTAAAAAGCCCTGGAACTGCAATAAGTGGTGGACAACAGCAAAGACTTTGTATAGCAAGAGCAATTGCCGTTCAACCTGATGTTATACTTATGGATGAGCCTACAAGTGCATTAGACCCTATTAGTACACAAACGATAGAAAACCTAATGGTAGAACTTAAAGAAAAGTACACAATAGTTGTCGTTACTCACAATATGCAACAAGCTGCTAGGGTGGCTGATTATACAGCATTTTTCCACTTAGGAGATTTGATAGAGTTTAACGAAACGGAAAAAATATTTGTAAATCCTGCAAATAAAAAAACAGAAGATTATATTACGGGAAGATTTGGTTAATTTATCTAAAATCTAAAAAGTAAAATCTAAAAAGTAAAAGGAAAGAAGATGTTAAAAAAAGAAGAAGAAAAATTAAATCAGATAAAGAATGCTGTAGTTGAGTTAAATATACTGGCATTAGAAACTACAAAAGATGTAATAGGATGCTTAAATGGCAATAATATAGAGTGCTTAAAAGATATAAAAATATCAGCAAAAAAAGCTCATTCAAAGAGTGTTGAGATAGATAATATGATAGTTACAGCTTTTGCATTGTATCATCCTGAAGCAAAAGATTTAAGAGAGATGCTTTCATATCTTAAAATAACAAATGAATTTGCAAGAATTATTGACAATATAAGAACTTTTCTAAAAAAATTTACTGCAAATTATACAAAAGATATTGAAAAAGATCAAATTTTAGAATATACTACACCTATGGTAAAGTCATGCTATGAGTCACTATTGGCTATCAATGAAATGATTGCTTTAGAAGATGATTATGAAGCTATAGAGAAATTGTATCAAAGAATTTCTATAGAAGAATCAAAAACAGATGATTTATATGCAATGATAGAAAAAAATATTTTAAATGCGATGAATATGAATACAGAGCTATCTTTAGAATATTTCAATATTTTAAGTGCTTTAAGAAGAATAGAGAGATTTGCAGATAGAACTTTAAGTATTGCATCGATTTTGATGTTTGCAAAAACAGGTAAAGAGTTGGAACAACTTTAATTTAGTAATTGGTAATTAGTTATTAGTAAGAACTTATTTTTGATAAACTACTGTACTAATATACCAATAAACAAAGGTTTACAATGAGCAAAACAATTTTAATGGTTGAAGACGAAGAAGATATTTTAGAACTTGTCGAATACACCTTAAGTAAAATAGGATATGAGGTTATTGGTTGTTTGGATACAAAAAATGTTCAAGCAATTTTAGATGAAGAAAAAATAGATTTAATATTAATGGATAGAAATCTCCCTGGTGTAGATGGAGCAAATTTTATAGAACTACTTAGGGCAAAAGGGTATAACACCCCAGTTATTTATCTAACAGCAAAAACAGCTCAAAGTGATATATTAGAAGGTTTTGAAAAAGGTGGTGATGATTATATCACAAAGCCTTTTGATACTGATGAGTTGCAAGCTAGAGTTAAAGCTGTAATAAAAAGAAGTTCAAAAGAAGCAGTTATTAT contains:
- the pstC gene encoding phosphate ABC transporter permease subunit PstC; the encoded protein is MLVVASLTLGAISLLFLVKNLNGKTKARDLIESFIKGVLIFAAFVSVLTTFGILFSIIFETIHFFQRESLWGFLTGTQWNPDAAFLEGAGRGSDLNSASKFGAVPIFAGTFYITAIAMCVAIPIGVLSAIYLSEYASPKARNRVKPALEILAGIPTVVYGFFAAITVAPLIVELFGFFGLSASFRSALGAGIVMGIMIVPIIASLSDDVISSVPSNMRNGSLALGMNKAETIKFVVLPSAMPGIIAAVLLGVSRALGETMIVVMAASLRPNLSWNFLEDMTTVTVKIVEALVGDQAFDSSLTLSAFALGFVLFVVTLIINIISIYMIRKFHAKYKVSNL
- the pstA gene encoding phosphate ABC transporter permease PstA, producing the protein MEKNNNYFHIPQIKKRNQKAKRFQILATSAIVVAMSFLAFFLFDIISKGYPAFKQSYVKIEISIDEETASNPYGLLDREMTQIVSRAWLRTLPQDIEKNPHWIGTTQTFWALTGAEVDQYIKGKPNRVRDNVKAKVDHLLEKGEIESRFNIIFFFTGDSKIPENAGFYSAMIGSVLTMLVTMALAVPIGIMTAIYLEEFAPDNKFTQFIEVNINNLAAIPSILFGLLGLAIFINFFGLPRSSALVGGMTLALMSLPIIIVSSKAALKAVPESIRQAGYGLGLTKWQITRDHVLPIAMPGMLTGSIIALAQAIGETAPLIIVGMIAFVPDAPSSIMSAATVMPAQIYTWSGMPELAYIEKTAAAIIVLLTVLLSLNTIAIILRKKFTKRF
- the pstB gene encoding phosphate ABC transporter ATP-binding protein PstB; this encodes METKAKIISRDLKLWYGKNQALNGINLDIYENKITAFIGPSGCGKSTYLRCLNRMNDLIPIARIEGKIEIDGHDIYDPEIDVVAVRKRIGMVFQQPNPFPKSIYENVSYAPLMHDIVKKGTDCDELVETSLRSAGLWEEVKDKLKSPGTAISGGQQQRLCIARAIAVQPDVILMDEPTSALDPISTQTIENLMVELKEKYTIVVVTHNMQQAARVADYTAFFHLGDLIEFNETEKIFVNPANKKTEDYITGRFG
- a CDS encoding phosphate signaling complex PhoU family protein: MLKKEEEKLNQIKNAVVELNILALETTKDVIGCLNGNNIECLKDIKISAKKAHSKSVEIDNMIVTAFALYHPEAKDLREMLSYLKITNEFARIIDNIRTFLKKFTANYTKDIEKDQILEYTTPMVKSCYESLLAINEMIALEDDYEAIEKLYQRISIEESKTDDLYAMIEKNILNAMNMNTELSLEYFNILSALRRIERFADRTLSIASILMFAKTGKELEQL
- a CDS encoding response regulator transcription factor, which encodes MSKTILMVEDEEDILELVEYTLSKIGYEVIGCLDTKNVQAILDEEKIDLILMDRNLPGVDGANFIELLRAKGYNTPVIYLTAKTAQSDILEGFEKGGDDYITKPFDTDELQARVKAVIKRSSKEAVIIKARDIVYNFDSKKFKIDDKDIDLTHLEHDLLLEFIKNKDILLSREQLLENVWKDSYEKQLKTVNVAIKRLKEKIDPNGEKEYIKAVRGEGYIFC